CGACTACATAGACGACAGGCGCCGCCCGGGTGCGGTCTTAGGGCCAAAAACAGTTCCAAAGATCACGAAGGCCTTCCTCCAGAACGGCGTCTTCACAGAAGAGGACGTCCATAAAATCCACGTCGAAAACCCGGGAAAGGTTTACGGGGTCGAGGTAGAGTAGGGAGAGCTCGATGAAGGTTGGTTAAGCCCCCATCACCTAACGCTTCATCCACCACCCGCACTCGATTCGCCCGGACGGGCATATGGAAAAAGTCCAGATTGTAATGTTTAACACCCCTCAAACATCCACCCGCCTTATGACCCTCACAACGCCCCCTCTGCCCTTCCCCTCAACCTCGAAGACCTTCCCGAAAAACCGCTCCACAACCCAGACGTTGGTGAGGAGGTGGTTGGTTATCTCGGCAACCTTCACTTCCCCGCCGGCGAAGGCCAAAAACGGTATCAGCTGGTCGCCGAGGAATTTATCCACCGCCGCCCGTGTCTTCAGCTGGTCGAGGAGCTCATCCGCCGCTTCTCTGCCAACAACCTCCGCCGGTTTGCCCCGCTCCCCGAGGGCATCACCGCCGAGCCTGAGCCCCTCCGTCTCGGCCCAGACCACTACCCCGCTCCCGGGGCCAAGGGAACCGCTCACCTCTGTCTCTATCTCCACGGGGGCGTTATAGTGCTCCTCAATCCTCTCCCTCGCGGCCTTAGCCTGCCTCTCCGCTACGTGGGCGGGCAAATTGGTCGCGTGGCTTATACCTGAGAAGCGCTCGATCTTCTTCCATTCGAGGGCAACGAGCGGCTTCATCTCTTCCCACGGCTCAACTTTGCCAGCGACAGCTCCACCGCCCTTCGGGTAGTGCCCCCTCCTTTTGATTTCAAGCTCCGCCTTTACCCCCATCTTTCCGAGCGCAAAGAGGGTAACGTACTTCAGGTAGTCCACCGGGGGGCTCCAGGGCACATCGGTTCCCCCGGTTATTTCAAAGCTCCCCCCGATGAAGGCCATTGCGGGTAACAACGCCTGGAGAACCAGCGTTATACTGCCGGCCGTGCTTAGGGGAACGCGTATGTGCCCCGGCTTTGCCTCCCCGGGGACGAATTCGAGCTCGGTCGAACCGACCTGGGCGCCTTTAACCCTCGCGTTGCTGAGCTCTTTCAAAGCTAAAATCCCGTGGAGGTGCTGGGGCCTGAGGCCCGGGTTGGGCCTGTTGGCACGAATCCGCGTTATTCTAACAGCCTTTCCCGTTATAACGGAGAGCGCAACGGCCGTCCGGAGTATCTGTCCCCCGCCCTCGCCGTATGAACCGTCTATCTCGACCCACACCACTACCACCCGGCGGATTTTACACCGATTGGTTAAAAACCCCGCGAATGCTGAGAAGAATAATGCCTCCCGAGGTTGAGCTCAACGGCAAGTCCAAGGGCCTCCTCCCGCGGGAGGCCTCTCTTCTCTAACTTCTCGACCAGCTTCGCCAGCGCCTCAACGTTCCACAGGTTGAGCTTTTCAGGTGGAAATTCCCTGAATAGCCCCGGATCAACGGGAAACCTTAGCCTGTTGGACAGTTCGGCGGCGAACTCCTCAACGCTCAGAGGGGGGAGCCTGAAGGTGACGGAAAATCCAATTGCGGAATACCTCCCAGCGTTCGCCGTCTCAACGATCAGGGGGTAATCCCTCTCCGGATCCCTCAGGATTCTAACTAAATCCCCCGGCTCCGGTTCCCTGAGGAGCCTGGCACCCGGAGGGATTAGCCCCCCAATGTCGGTGCCCCTGAGGTTTTCAACGAGAACGTCAACCCCCAGGGAAAGAACTTCTTCAAGGGAGAGCCCGCGCGTGGCGGGAGGTTCCGGTTCCTCAACTTCCTCGTTTGCTATCTTCTGATAGAGGGACTCGCTCACGAGGGTTAGCTGGTAGACAGTTTTGGCGCCCCCCAAATAGAGGACACCGTTGGAGAGCAGTTTAAGGCCAAGCCTCGCCAGAGAGGAGCTCAGTAAAGTCTCGGTTCTCGTTGTTATGGCCCCCTTGCCCTCAACGTTCTCAGTGCCCCTGCTCACGAGCCTGTAGTCTGCTGGAAAAAGCCCCCTCGCGCTGAAGAACTCCTCAAGTGTTTTCCTCGCGGTCTCCTCGTCTATAGCGTAGATCTTCACGAACTCAACGTTATCCCCCTCGTCAACGCCAATCAATACTACCGCATCATGCCTCTCTCTGGGGGTGAGGATGTCGTCCATACGCACCGCCCGAAAACCACTCAGAGGCCAATGGTCCCGAGGAGCTCCCCGGTGTCGAGGTTTATTATCTGGACTTCCCTCCTCCTTGTGTCGAGAAGGGCCACGCTTTTAACACCGGTGACGTAGCCGCAGACCTCACCGGGGTTAATGAGTATCGTCCTGCCGGCTTCCCTGATTTCGTAGCGGTGTGTGTGGCCTACCACTACAACATCGTAGAGCCTGCTGTGGGCCAGGGCCTTAACAAGAACCTCGTTGGTTCCGTGGGTCACGGCTATCCTCATCCCATCGGCCTCAAGCTCTATAAGCTCGTCGTAAATCCCCAAAGCTTCGTAAAGACCCTTCCTTTCTCCATCGTTGTTGCCGAAAACCCCCCTGAGCGGCGCCTCCAGCTTTTTAAGCTCACCGGCAACGAAGGGGGCAACGAAGTCTCCTGCGTGTATGACGAGGTCAACCTTCTTTGAGTTGAAGAACTCGACCGCCTTCCTTATGGCGGGAAGGTTATCGTGAGTATCGCTCATTATCCCTATCAGCATGCTCTCACCCATGTTCTGGTGAACCCAACGGTTTATAGGCTTATCGTGCACTGCCTGTGGGACTGCCAAAGGTGAATACATGAATACATTGGAAAGAGAAAAGGGCTCCAGGAAGGGTACAGCGGGTCACCAAGGTGTACTCCCAAAGTTTATTAGACCCCTGCCCAACCACGGCGAGGTGGTGGGATGTTCACGGGCCGGGCACTCATACCGGTGAAGGTGCTCAAACCCTTCGAAGAGAGAAATCCGGGAGACATAGCCCTCGTTGAGGACTGGAAAGCCAAGGTTTTGTGGGAAGCTGGCGTAGGGGAAGTGGTTGACGAGACGGATAAAATCATAGGCGAGATCGACAGGATCATAGCCCAGGAAAGGGAGAATGAGCCCCTAACGGCTATTCCCGAAGGCCTCTACGAGAGGGCGGAATTCTACATATACTACCTCGAGAACTACGTGAGGAAAAACCCGGGAGAGAGCATAGACGTCCTCGGAGTTAAGATGACCAAGCTGGCCAACCTTAAGAGAAAGTACCGCTACCTAAAGGAGCTGCGCTTCAAAAAGATACTCGAGGCCGTAAGGCTCAGGCCAACCAGTCTGGAAGTCCTCGGTAGACTTTCCCCGGAGGAGAGGAGGATCTACCTGGAGTTCTCCAGGATAAGAAACGAGTGGCTCGGGGAGTGATGAGTATGGAGAGAGAGGATGTGGTATCGCGGTTCTCTTCCTTCCTGAGGGAATACAAGGACGATGACGGTAACCAGTTGTACATAAACAAGCTCCGTGATCTGCTCACGGTAGTCCCCAGAAGATCGCTAACCATAGACTGGACTCACCTGAACTCCTTTGATCCCGAGCTCGGGGAGGAGCTCATAAACAACCCAGAAGAGGTGATAGCCAGCGCCGAGGACGCGATCCAGATAGTCCTGCGCGAAGACCTGATGTACGAGGGAGAGCTCAAGGTTCACGCGAGGTTCTACAACCTGCCTCCAACACTGCTCGTCAAGGAACTCGGGAGCGAGCACATAAACAGGTTTATCCAGGTTGAGGGAATCATCACGCGCGTGAGCGAGGTAAAGCCCTTCGTCGAGAAGGCCGTCTTCGTATGCAAGGACTGCGGAAACGAGATGGTCAGAATTCAAAGGCCCTACGACAACCTGGTAAAACCCGCAAAGTGCGACGCCTGCGGCTCAAGAAACGTAGACCTGGACGTGGAGAAAAGCCGCTTCATCAACTTCCAGAGCCTCCGCCTTCAGGACAGGCCCGAGAGCCTTAAGGGCGGCCAGATGCCCCGCTTCGTTGATGCAATACTCCTTGACGACCTCGTTGACACGGCTTTGCCCGGCGATAGGGTTCTTGTGACTGGAATTCTGAGGGTCATCCTCGAGCAGAAGGAGAAGAGACCCGTCTTCAAGAAAGTTCTCGAAGTGAACCACCTCGAACAGCTGAGCAAGGAGATAGAGGAGCTTGAAATCTCGCCGGAGGACGAGCAGAAGATTCGCGAGTTAGCCAAGAGGAAGGACGTCGTCGATGCCATAGTGGACTCGATTGCTCCAGCCATCTGGGGCCACAAGACAGTGAAGAAGGGAATAGCCTTAGCCCTGTTCGGCGGCGTCCAGAGGGTTCTGCCGGATGGGACGAAACTGAGGGGAGAGAGCCACGTTTTGCTTGTGGGTGATCCCGGTGTTGCTAAGTGCGTTGATTACGACACAGAGGTCGTTTTGGCCGATGGGAGCCTGAAGAAGATTGGAGACCTTGTTGAAGAAGCCGTCAAGAAGGCGGAAAAAGAAGGAACGCTCGGGAAAGTTGACGATGGCGTCTACGCTCCCCTCGATCTCGAGCTATATGCCCTTGACGCGAAGACCCTGAAGGTAAGAAAGGTCAGGGCGAACATAGCCTGGAAGAGAACAGCTCCAGGGAGAATGTTCAGAATAAAGACTGCCAGCGGCAGGGGGATTAAGGTAACACCGACTCATCCATTCTTCATTTTTGAGGACGGACAGTTTAAGACGAGAAAAGCGGAGGAGCTTGGAAGGGGGGATTTAATAGCAACACCAAGGAAAGAGAACGAGCCAAGAATAATACCTGAAACGGAAGACGAAAACCTTAGAGAACTCCTCGCCAACTCGGACATCTTCTGGGATAGGGTTGAAGAGATCGAAGAATACAGGCCAGAACACCCCTGGGTCTATGACCTTCAGGTTCCGAAGCACCACAACTTCATCGCCAACGACATCTTCGTCCACAACAGTCAACTCCTCCGCTACGTGGCCAACCTGGCACCGAGGGCTATTTACACGAGCGGAAAGAGCAGCTCCGCGGCCGGTCTCACGGCAGCCGCCGTGAGGGACGAATTCACGGGCTCCTGGGTTCTGGAAGCCGGTGTCCTTGTATTAGCTGATGGTGGGTTCGCCCTGATCGACGAGTTCGACAAGATGAGCGATAGAGACAGGAGCGCCATACACGAGGCCTTAGAGCAGCAGAGCTACCACCACGACTTTGAGGTTATGCTCGCGGACGGCAGGAAGGTGAAGATAGGCGAGCTGGTGGATGGGCTCATAGAGAAGAACCGCGATAGGGTGATACCCGGCAAGGACACCGAGATACTGCCAGTTGACGACATCGAGCTCCTGGCTTACGACCTTGAGAGAAAGGAGATCGTGAAGGCCAAAGCCGACCGCGTGAGCAGGCACAGAGCCCCCGACAGGTTCATACGCCTAAGGTTCTCCAACGGCAGGGAGATAACTGTGACTCCAGAGCACCCCGTAATGGTCTGGGAAAACGGCGGGATAAAGGAAAAGCCGGCCGGGGAAATCTTCCCCGGGGATATAGCCTTAGGAGTTAGAGAGTATCCCATCGAGATACGGGCGGAATTCAGGAGCGTCTACAGGGAAAGAAAGGAGGCGGAGGACTACCACGACTATCTATACTCCAGGGGCATTGTGGGAAGGGTAACGAGGATTGGAACGAACTTCGCGGTAAAAGAAACGGAGAGGGCACTCCCGAAGGAGCTCGTAAGGCCACTCCTGAAGGCGTGCAGGGCCCTGAACGTAAGACTGACTTTAAAGGAACGCATGAGGCTCACCCAGCCCCTGGTGAGGGAGCGCCACATAAAGGCCCTACTGGAAAAAATTGAAGGAAGAATGGCCGAGCTTGAAAGGATTGCCAGGGAAGAGCCTGTCAGGGCGCTGGAGTATATTCCAAAAAGCTGGATCTACCCGAGGTCGGGAATAACCTACAACAGGTTCAGAAAGATGCTGGGCCAAGGAAACGAAGCAGCAGTGGGAATGATAAGGGACATTGCAGGCAGAATGACGAGATCAGCCAGGGAACACCTAAACGAGTTCTACGGCTGGTGGAAGGCCAACGTGAACTTCCTCAGGGTTACTAAGGTGGGGAGAATACCAAACGACGGCTGGGAGTGGGTTTACGACATAACCGTCGAGCCCTACCACCTCTTCGTGTCCCACGGGCTGGTCCTCCACAACACCATAAGCATCAGCAAGGCGGGCATCACCGCTACCCTCAACGCCAGAACAACCGTTATAGCGGCCGCTAACCCGAAGTTCGGAAGGTTCAACAGGATGAAGTCCCTTCCCGAACAGCTGGATCTCCCGCCAACGCTCCTTAGCCGTTTCGACCTCATATTCCTTCTCCTCGACGAGCCCGACGAGAAGGTTGATGCGAGCATAGCGGAGCACATCCTCAGGGTCAGAAGGGGCGAGGCGGAGGTGGCAACGCCGAAGATACCCTACGACCTACTCAAGAAGTACATAGCCTACGCCAGGAAGAACGTTCACCCCGTCCTCAGCATGGAGGCGATGGAGGAGATCAAAAACTACTACGTCAGAATGAGGAGGGGCTTCAAGAAAAAAGGTGAGGACGAGGGGCTGCAACCCATACCGATAACTGCAAGGCAGCTTGAGGCGCTGATCAGGTTGAGCGAGGCCCACGCCAGGATGCGCTTGAGCGAGACGGTAACGAGAGAGGACGCGAGGGCGGCAATAGCAATCGTGGAAGAAATGCTGAGGACTATAGCGGTGGACGAAGAGGGGATGGTTGATGCCGCGATCTTAGAAATCGGAAAGAGCACGAAGAAGCTGAACAAGATAGAGAAGCTCCTCGACATCATAAAATCCGTAGAAGCGGAGGGGGAGTTCGGGGCCCCCGAGGACAAAGTCATTGAGGCCGCCAGACAGGCCGGGCTCGGAACTGAAGAGGATATCAAAAAGCTCCTCAATGACCTGAAGAAGGAGGCAAGGATATACGAACCGAGGGCGGGATTCTACAGGGTGCTCTAACAAAGGTTATAAAGGCCGCCGGGGATGTAGGGTGGGGTGAGAGCATGAGCGAGAAGAAGATTGACTTTTACGATTTCGAAGGCCTGCTCGATAAAGCTTACGATGAACTCCCTGAGAACGTCAAGCACCACACTTCCCGTTTTGAGGTTCCTCCCGCACAGGTCACCATATCCGGGAACAGGACGATAATCGAGAACTTCGCCGATATAGCCGAAGCAATGAACCGCGATCCGGATCACCTGCTCAAGTTTATACTGAGGGAGGTGGCAACGGCCGGAACGCTCGAGGGGAGAAGGGCAATCCTCCAGGGGCGCTTCACGCCCTATCTGATAGCCAACAAGATAAAGAAGTACCTCAAAGATTACGTCATCTGCCCGGTCTGCGGAAGCCCCGACACAAAGATCATCAAGAAGGACCGCTTCCACTTCCTCAAGTGCGAGGCCTGCGGTGCGGAAACGCCAATACAGCACCTGTAAACTCCTTCGGTTTTCCCTTTCAATTGTATACATCCCTTCTTCTGTTCATCTCGGGGCTTTGAAAATCCTTTTAAACTTTACAAACTACAAGGCTCAGCAAATCCAGGGGGAGTTCTCATGAGCATGGAGGAAAAGCTCAACGAACTGTACGAGAGGAAAAAGAAGGTTCTCGAAATGGGCGGCAAAGAGGCCGTTGAGAAGCAGCACTCCAACGGTAAACTTACCGCCCGCGAGAGGATTGAGAGGCTCCTCGACCCGGGAAGCTTCGTTGAAATAGGAGCGTTCGTCAGGCACAGGGCCACCGAGTTCGGAATGGACAGGACGGAGCTCCCGGCGGACGGTGTCATAACAGGCTACGGGACCATCGACGGAAGGCTCGTCTTCGTCTACGCCCAGGACTTCACAGTTATGGGCGGCTCGCTCGGTGAAATGCACGCGGCAAAGATAAAGCGCGTCATGGAGCTGGCTTTAGAGGCCGGGGCACCGGTCATAGGCCTCAACGACTCCGGTGGGGCCAGGATTCAGGAGGGCGTTGACTCCCTCAAGGGCTACGGCGAAATCTTCAAGATGAACACCGTTCTAAGCGGCGTGGTCCCGCAGATTACAGCCATCATGGGCCCCTGCGCGGGTGGGGCCGTTTACAGCCCTGCCATAGGGGACTTCATCCTGATGGTTGACAATCCCGCCAGCTTCATGTTCATAACCGGCCCGCAGGTGGTCAAAGCTGTTACGGGCGTCGATGTTACACCTATACAGCTCGGTGGGGCGATGGTCCACGCCCAGCGCTCGGGCCAGGCCCACCTCATAGGAAAAAGCGACGAGGAGGTTCTGGCACTCATAAGGCGTCTCCTGAGCTACCTGCCTTCCAACAACATGGAGAAGCCGCCGAGGGTTAAGACGAACGACTTACCCTTCAGAAAGACCGAGAACCTTTACAGCATCGTCCCTGACGACCCGAACAAGGGCTACGACGTAAGGCAGGTAATCTACGAGATAGTTGACAGGGACGAGAACGGAAACCCTGACTTCCTCGAGATCCTCCCCTACTTCGCCCCGAACGCCGTTGTTGGCTTCGGAAGGATGAACGGGCAGACCGTTGGCATAGTGGCCAACAACCCGATACACCTGGCTGGAGTGCTCGACATAGACAGCTCGGACAAGATTGCGCGCTTCGTGAGAACCTGCGACGCCTTCAACGTCCCGATAGTCACGCTCGTAGACGTCCCCGGTTACCTGCCCGGAACAGACCAGGAGTACAGGGGGATCATAAGGCACGGGGCCAAGGTTCTCTACGCCTACGCCGAAGCGACAGTTCCAATGGTCACGGTCATCCTCAGGAAGGCCTACGGAGGGGCTTACCTGGCCATGGGAAGCAAGCACCTCGGTGCCGACTTCGTGTTTGCATGGCCCACAGCCGAGATAGCGGTCATGGGGCCGGACGGGGCGGCAAACATCATATTCAGGAAGGAGATAGCCCAGGCGGCGAACCCCGAGGAGGTTCGCCAGCAGAAGATTAAGGAGTACAGGGAAAAGTTCGCCAACCCGTACGTGGCAGCCTCGCGCGGATACATAGACGACGTCATCGACCCGGCCGAGACCCGTGCGAAGATAATCATGTCGCTCGAAGCCTTGGAGAGCAAGCGCGCTAAACTGCCACCCAAGAAGCACGGCAACATACCGCTGTGAGGTGAAAGGGATGGACACCCAGGCCTTCATGGAGGGCTTCAACCTGACCATCATCGGCATCGCGGTGGTTTTCGCCATACTCGGGGTGCTCGCCCTTACCCTCTATTTCGTGGGGTGGCTTGAGAGGAGGCTCGTTGAGAGGGAAAAACAGGTTACGCAACCTGCAGCTGCCCCTTCCGTCCCAGAAGAAAAACCGGCGATACCGCCGAGGGATCTCGCAGTTATTACGGCCGCGATTTTAGCTTATACCGCGGAAAAGGCGGCCCAGCTCAGGCCCCTGCCATTTAAGAGGAAGGTTTCCGATTCCTGGCGCCTCTACGGCCTTCAGACTCAGATGGAGGATGTTGAGGACTTTAACTACGAGATCGGGAAGTGGTGAAAATGGCCAAGGTTAAAGTCATCGTCGATGGTGTTGAATACGAAGTTGAGGTCGAGGAACTCCCCGGAGGGAAGTTCAGGGTAAGCTTCGAGGACAAGGAATACACCGTCGAGGCCAGGGGGCTCGGGATAGACGTTGGGGCCTTAAGCGTCCCGGCCCAGGTCTCAGCGCCAGCGCTAACGCCAACTCCAGCTGTAACTCCTGCACCGGTTACTCCCGCGGCACCTGCTGCTCCGGCCCCGGCTGGTGAGGGCGTCGTTACTGCACCGATGCCCGGGAAAATCCTCAGGGTGCTCGTTAGTGAAGGCGAGCAGGTCAAAATAGGCCAGGGACTGCTCATCTTAGAGGCAATGAAGATGGAGAACGAAATACCGGCACCGAGGGACGGCATCGTTAAGAAAATCTTCGTGAAGGAAGGCAACACCGTGAACACTGGTGACCCGCTAATAGAATTAGGGTGATGTAAATGGCGACGTTCTTGGACTTCTTTAACACCCTCGGGCTCCTCCACCTCACGGTGGGAAACGTTATAATGATCATCGTTGGCTTAACACTGGTATACCTTGCCATAAGGTACGAGATGGAGCCCCTGCTCCTCCTGCCGATAGGCATAACAGCGGTGCTGGTGAACCTCCCGTTGAGCGGCATAGCAAACTGGCCCGTGAACGTGAACCTCCCCGAGAACGTGAGCAGCAGCATCTTCGATACAATCACCTACATGGGCCAGCACTACGGGGAGCCGGGACTCTTTGACCTTATCTACTACCTGCTCGTCAAGACTGAGGTTATCCCCCTCCTGATATTCCTCGGCCTTGGAGCGATGACGGACTTCGGGCCCATGATAGCAGACCCGAAGACGGCCTTGCTCGGGGCGGCGGCCCAGCTCGGCGTTTTCGTTGCCATGCTGACGGCTCTGGCTTTGGGCTTCAACCTGAACCAGTCGGCCAGCATAGGCATCGTCGGCGGCGCTGACGGGCCGACGACGATCTATCTAACCACGAAGCTCGCACCGGAGATACTGGCGGCGACTGCCGTCGCGGCTTACTCCTACATGAGTCTCGTCCCGCTGATACAGCCACCCATCATCAAGGCGCTGACGACACCCGAGGAGAGGAAGATAAGGATGGAGCAACTCAGGCCGGTCTCAAAGCGCGAGAAGATACTCTTCCCCGTGATTACAATGGTTCTCATAGGTCTTCTCGTTCCGAGCGCGGCGCCGCTTATGGGGATGTTCATGATAGGGAACCTCTTCAGGGAAAGCGGCGTCGTCCAGCGCCTGAGCAAAGCGGCACAGGAGGAGCTCATGAACATCGTCACAATCTTCCTCGGCCTTGGCATCGGCTCAACGATGAGGGCTGAAAGCTTCCTCACGGCCCAGACCCTCATGATACTTGGACTCGGCATCGTTGCCTTCGCAAGCGCAACGGCTGGTGGAGTGCTCTTCGGAAAGCTCATGATGAAGCTCAGTGGGGGCAAGATAAACCCGATGATAGGCGCTGCGGGAGTTTCAGCCGTTCCAATGAGCGCAAGGGTTGTTCAGAGGATAGCGAGCGAAGAAGACCCCGGCAACTTCATCCTCATGCACGCAATGGGACCCAACGTCGCGGGCGTTATAGGGACAGCGGTCGTTGCGGGTGTCTTCCTGGCCCTCCTGGGCTGACCTTTTTTCCAAAAACTTAAATAGAAGGAAGCCGTTTTATGTTGAGCGGTGGTGAAGATGAAGGTTGGAACACTGATGACAAAGGACCCGGTCGTCATCCAGCTCCCGGCGACGAGGGAATACGCCATCGGGCTCTTCAGAAAGCACAAGGTTCGTTCCTTCCCAGTTGTCGGAAAGGACGGCAAGCTGGTTGGAATAGTGAGCATAAAGAGGATTCTGCTCCACCCGGACGAGGACCAGCTGGCGATGCTGGTAAGGAGGAACCTGCCAGTAGTTAAGGCCACAGACGACCTCAAAAAAGCCGTCAGGGAGATGCTCGAGATGGACTACCGCAGGGTAGTCGTTGTGGACGACGAGAACAGGCCCGTTGGAATACTAACGGTCGGCGACATAGTAAGGCGTTATCTGGCGAAAAACGAAAACCTCAAAGAGGTCACCATAGAGCCGTACTACCAGAGAAACGTGGGCGTGGTGTGGAAGGGGACCCCGCTAAAAGCCGCCCTCAAGGCACTCCTGCTCTCCAACTCCATGGCGATACCGGTTATAGACGACGAGGGCCATCTCGTGGGCATGGTGGACGAGACGGACCTCCTCAAGGACAGCGAGGTAATCAGAATCGTGAAACAGACAGCTTTAGCGGCTCAGAGCGAAGAGGACTGGATACTTGAGAGTAACCCAACGCTCCTCTTTGAGAAAGCCGAACTCCAGCTTCCCAAGAAGCCGGTTGAGGGAATAATGAATCCAAACGTTATCGTTGCCACCCCGCACATGAGCGTCTATGACGTTGCACAGAAGATGGTGAAGTACAACATTGAGCAGTTGCCCGTCATCAGGGGCCAGGGTGAGCTCGTGGGAATAGTCAGGGACATGGACATCATCAAAGTGATCCTCAACAAGTGATTTAACCCCTCTTCTCAATTCTTACCGGTGGTGCCTGTGGGGGAGGTTAGAGTTTCGCTCTTCGGTTTCGGGAACGTCGGAAAAGCAGTGGCAAGGGTTCTCGTCGAGAAACAAAATGTCTTCCGGGAAAAGTACGGGCTGAGCTTTAGAGTGGTCAGCATATCGGACACGAGCGGGACCCTCTGGCTTCCCGAAGGGGTAGACCTCAGGGAGGCCCTTTTAGTAAAGGAGACCTTTGGAAGGCTTTCTTCCTGGGCGAACGAGTATGAGGTCTACAATTTCACTCCCGTGGAAGCGGTGAAGGAGATTGAAGCTGATATCGTTGTCGACGTGACCAACGAGGGGAACGCCCACGGGTGGCACCTCACCGCGCTCAGGGAGGGAAAGGCCGTCGTAACCAGCAACAAGCCGCCTTTGGCTTTCCACTACGCTGAACTTACGGGGGAAGCGGAGAGGAGAAACGTTCCCTACCTCTTCGAGGCGACGGTGATGGCTGGGACGCCGGTTATAGGCCTTCTGCGCGAGAACCTCCTGGGGGATACAGTTGAAAGGATAGAAGCGGTTCTGAACGCGACGACGACTTTCATCCTAAGCAGGATGGAGATGGGGCTCGACTTCGAGGAGGCTTTAAAGCAGGCCCAATCCCTTGGAATAGCAGAAAGGGACCCAAGCGGGGATATCCTCGGCATAGACGCGGGCTACAAGGCAACTATACTCCACTGCGTCGCCTTCGGGCCAAAAACCTTCGACGAGGCGAGGGTAAAGGGTATAGCCGAGATAACTCTGGGGGAAGTCCAGAGAGCCAGGGGGAAGGGAAAAACAATAAGGCTGGTTGGGACTGTCGAGAGGGGAAGCATAACCGTCGAGCCGAAGGAGGTGCCGCTGGATAGTCCGCTGGCCGTGGAGAGCCACGAGAACGTTGCGGTGATATGGACTGACCTCCTCGGGAAACTGGTGATAAAAGGGGCCGGTGCGGGGCTGAAAGAAACCGCCAGCGGGGTCGTGAGCGACGTTATAAAGGCCGCTCTGACCCTCACGGGAGGGTGATCTTTTTGTTTTTCTCCCATATGACCAGTTCAATCTTTCCAAAGCGGTGATTGATGGCCTGAATTTTTAAAGTTCCGCAGGGAGTTTCTATCTCCTCCGCCTCAAAAAGGGGAAAGGGCCTCTTCAGGAGAACCTGCCCACCGGAGTCCTTCAGGATGACAGATGATGTGGAGTAATCAGGGATAATGAAAAACGTTTTCCCAACGCACTCAAGTTTGACTGCACGAAATCTGTTGGCCATAACAATAAAAATGACCCCAACAAAGACATTGAGCAGCGAGAACAAAGTGCCCCTTTTCATCACTTCAACCGCAAGCAGTACTACCGAAAGAACCAAATAGGCCACACCATTCTTCCAGAACCATTCGTCCCTGAGGGTGATTTTCTCGAGCTTCACAGCAGGGAGTTGCCATAACTCTTTTTAATCCTTTTTCGAGCCCTCGGTGGTGGAAGCATGGAGCACGTCATAGCGCTCCACCAGGTCTACGCCGAACTAATATTCAGGGGCCTCAAGACCGTTGAGAT
This is a stretch of genomic DNA from Thermococcus zilligii AN1. It encodes these proteins:
- a CDS encoding carboxyl transferase domain-containing protein — translated: MSMEEKLNELYERKKKVLEMGGKEAVEKQHSNGKLTARERIERLLDPGSFVEIGAFVRHRATEFGMDRTELPADGVITGYGTIDGRLVFVYAQDFTVMGGSLGEMHAAKIKRVMELALEAGAPVIGLNDSGGARIQEGVDSLKGYGEIFKMNTVLSGVVPQITAIMGPCAGGAVYSPAIGDFILMVDNPASFMFITGPQVVKAVTGVDVTPIQLGGAMVHAQRSGQAHLIGKSDEEVLALIRRLLSYLPSNNMEKPPRVKTNDLPFRKTENLYSIVPDDPNKGYDVRQVIYEIVDRDENGNPDFLEILPYFAPNAVVGFGRMNGQTVGIVANNPIHLAGVLDIDSSDKIARFVRTCDAFNVPIVTLVDVPGYLPGTDQEYRGIIRHGAKVLYAYAEATVPMVTVILRKAYGGAYLAMGSKHLGADFVFAWPTAEIAVMGPDGAANIIFRKEIAQAANPEEVRQQKIKEYREKFANPYVAASRGYIDDVIDPAETRAKIIMSLEALESKRAKLPPKKHGNIPL
- a CDS encoding OadG family protein encodes the protein MDTQAFMEGFNLTIIGIAVVFAILGVLALTLYFVGWLERRLVEREKQVTQPAAAPSVPEEKPAIPPRDLAVITAAILAYTAEKAAQLRPLPFKRKVSDSWRLYGLQTQMEDVEDFNYEIGKW
- a CDS encoding acetyl-CoA carboxylase biotin carboxyl carrier protein subunit, whose amino-acid sequence is MAKVKVIVDGVEYEVEVEELPGGKFRVSFEDKEYTVEARGLGIDVGALSVPAQVSAPALTPTPAVTPAPVTPAAPAAPAPAGEGVVTAPMPGKILRVLVSEGEQVKIGQGLLILEAMKMENEIPAPRDGIVKKIFVKEGNTVNTGDPLIELG
- a CDS encoding sodium ion-translocating decarboxylase subunit beta, translating into MATFLDFFNTLGLLHLTVGNVIMIIVGLTLVYLAIRYEMEPLLLLPIGITAVLVNLPLSGIANWPVNVNLPENVSSSIFDTITYMGQHYGEPGLFDLIYYLLVKTEVIPLLIFLGLGAMTDFGPMIADPKTALLGAAAQLGVFVAMLTALALGFNLNQSASIGIVGGADGPTTIYLTTKLAPEILAATAVAAYSYMSLVPLIQPPIIKALTTPEERKIRMEQLRPVSKREKILFPVITMVLIGLLVPSAAPLMGMFMIGNLFRESGVVQRLSKAAQEELMNIVTIFLGLGIGSTMRAESFLTAQTLMILGLGIVAFASATAGGVLFGKLMMKLSGGKINPMIGAAGVSAVPMSARVVQRIASEEDPGNFILMHAMGPNVAGVIGTAVVAGVFLALLG
- a CDS encoding CBS domain-containing protein, giving the protein MKVGTLMTKDPVVIQLPATREYAIGLFRKHKVRSFPVVGKDGKLVGIVSIKRILLHPDEDQLAMLVRRNLPVVKATDDLKKAVREMLEMDYRRVVVVDDENRPVGILTVGDIVRRYLAKNENLKEVTIEPYYQRNVGVVWKGTPLKAALKALLLSNSMAIPVIDDEGHLVGMVDETDLLKDSEVIRIVKQTALAAQSEEDWILESNPTLLFEKAELQLPKKPVEGIMNPNVIVATPHMSVYDVAQKMVKYNIEQLPVIRGQGELVGIVRDMDIIKVILNK
- a CDS encoding homoserine dehydrogenase, which translates into the protein MGEVRVSLFGFGNVGKAVARVLVEKQNVFREKYGLSFRVVSISDTSGTLWLPEGVDLREALLVKETFGRLSSWANEYEVYNFTPVEAVKEIEADIVVDVTNEGNAHGWHLTALREGKAVVTSNKPPLAFHYAELTGEAERRNVPYLFEATVMAGTPVIGLLRENLLGDTVERIEAVLNATTTFILSRMEMGLDFEEALKQAQSLGIAERDPSGDILGIDAGYKATILHCVAFGPKTFDEARVKGIAEITLGEVQRARGKGKTIRLVGTVERGSITVEPKEVPLDSPLAVESHENVAVIWTDLLGKLVIKGAGAGLKETASGVVSDVIKAALTLTGG